In the genome of Desulfovibrio desulfuricans, one region contains:
- a CDS encoding CgeB family protein: MPAAPLRILVVLPMYGGSLPIGRYCASALGALGHSVRVFEAPLLHAGFTGLRGLGLAPAQTAQLENSFLQVVSQAVWAQVQAQEPHLVLAMAQAPLGRSLLQRLRRSGVRTAMWFVEDHEIFDYWKGYAPLYDVFAVIQKEPFLSMLVGIGQNNALYLPLAAQPDFHKPLSLSDQERREYGADIGFLGAGYPNRRLAFRRLIGRDFKIWGSDWDGETLLAGHVQRGGARISAEESVKIYNATRVNLNLHSSLGTAELVSRGDFVNPRTFELAAMGAFQLVDRRALMPDLFAEDELATFGTLDEFYAAIDHFTAHPEERRAFAQRARARVLRDHTYEQRMASLLSFMEQRLGPWPQAETAREALPPDVEAVLTPELRGELANVVQGLGLGPNAGFDDVINALRARSGALTETEASLLFLDEWRRQYGKK, encoded by the coding sequence ATGCCTGCCGCTCCTCTGCGAATCCTTGTGGTGCTGCCCATGTACGGTGGCTCGCTGCCCATAGGCAGATACTGCGCCAGCGCGCTCGGCGCTCTGGGGCACAGCGTGCGCGTGTTTGAGGCCCCGTTGCTGCACGCGGGCTTTACCGGCCTGCGCGGCCTTGGTCTGGCCCCGGCGCAGACGGCCCAGCTGGAGAATTCTTTTTTGCAGGTGGTGTCGCAGGCCGTGTGGGCGCAGGTGCAGGCGCAGGAGCCGCACCTGGTGCTTGCCATGGCTCAGGCCCCGCTGGGGCGCAGCCTTTTGCAGCGCCTGCGCCGGTCGGGCGTGCGCACGGCCATGTGGTTTGTGGAAGACCACGAGATATTTGATTACTGGAAGGGCTACGCCCCCCTCTACGATGTTTTTGCCGTCATTCAGAAGGAGCCTTTTTTGTCCATGCTGGTTGGCATCGGGCAGAACAACGCGTTGTACCTGCCGCTGGCGGCGCAGCCCGATTTTCACAAGCCGCTCAGCCTGAGCGATCAGGAGCGGCGCGAGTACGGGGCGGACATTGGCTTTCTGGGCGCGGGCTATCCCAACCGGCGGCTGGCTTTCAGGCGGCTCATCGGGCGCGACTTTAAAATATGGGGGTCGGACTGGGACGGCGAAACCCTGCTTGCCGGCCATGTGCAACGCGGCGGCGCGCGCATATCGGCAGAGGAAAGCGTCAAGATATACAATGCCACGCGCGTGAACCTCAACCTGCATTCCAGTCTTGGCACGGCCGAACTGGTGAGCAGGGGGGATTTTGTCAACCCGCGCACATTTGAGCTGGCGGCCATGGGCGCTTTTCAGCTTGTGGACAGACGGGCGCTCATGCCGGATCTGTTTGCTGAGGACGAACTGGCAACCTTTGGCACTCTGGACGAATTTTATGCCGCCATCGACCATTTTACGGCGCATCCCGAAGAGCGCAGGGCCTTTGCCCAACGTGCCCGCGCCCGAGTGCTGCGCGACCACACCTACGAGCAGCGCATGGCCTCGCTGCTTTCATTTATGGAGCAGCGGCTTGGCCCGTGGCCGCAGGCGGAGACGGCCCGCGAGGCCTTGCCCCCGGATGTGGAGGCAGTGCTTACGCCCGAGCTCAGGGGCGAGCTGGCTAATGTGGTTCAGGGCTTGGGGCTTGGCCCCAATGCAGGGTTTGACGATGTCATAAACGCCCTGCGCGCCCGCAGCGGCGCCTTGACAGAAACCGAGGCCTCGCTGCTGTTTCTTGACGAGTGGCGCAGGCAGTACGGTAAAAAATAA
- a CDS encoding glycosyltransferase family 9 protein, with protein sequence MAKFLVIQAARFGDLVQTKRLLMSLAGRGEVHLAVDAGLTPLARLLFPFAELHALAVHGKPEEQAMARNAAALARWRGMHFDAVYNCNFSGATAALCRVFEPQTVRGYRPAAGGVTRSPWARLAFRLSERRALAPLNLVDFWGHFAEAPVDPRRVNPAAAPGGQGLGVVLAGRESRRSLPVPVLAEVVRTAFGALGGPRVRLLGSTAEKPAARQLLRHLPPKMLPMVEDLSGKTDWPALAAAVTGLDALITPDTGIMHLGAHLGVPVLAFFLSSAWLHETGPYGEGHHVWQACRACGPCLESAPCPYDVACGQPLTQVELLRSLAAVLGQIKSGLSSVGADAKKWPQLPAGLQLWRTGMDALGARPSLLAGDDPHAAERRYVRNFLAARLHLSAEPTGSAAVALQSADLDPWLYNDADWMLPPGRYC encoded by the coding sequence ATGGCGAAATTTTTGGTCATACAGGCGGCGCGGTTTGGCGATCTGGTGCAGACCAAGCGACTGTTGATGAGTCTGGCGGGTCGCGGCGAGGTTCACCTTGCCGTGGATGCGGGCCTGACGCCTCTGGCCCGGCTGCTTTTTCCTTTTGCCGAGCTGCACGCCCTTGCGGTGCACGGCAAGCCCGAGGAGCAGGCCATGGCCCGCAACGCCGCAGCTCTGGCCCGCTGGCGGGGCATGCATTTTGACGCCGTGTACAATTGCAATTTTTCCGGCGCTACGGCGGCGCTGTGCCGTGTCTTTGAGCCGCAGACCGTGCGCGGCTACCGCCCCGCCGCAGGGGGCGTCACCCGCTCGCCGTGGGCGCGGCTGGCCTTCAGGCTCAGCGAGCGGCGCGCACTCGCGCCGCTCAATCTGGTGGATTTTTGGGGGCATTTTGCCGAGGCTCCTGTTGACCCGCGCAGGGTTAACCCCGCAGCCGCACCCGGCGGGCAAGGGCTGGGCGTTGTGCTGGCCGGGCGCGAATCGCGCCGCTCGCTACCTGTGCCGGTGCTGGCCGAGGTGGTGCGAACGGCCTTTGGGGCCTTGGGCGGCCCGCGCGTGCGTCTGCTGGGCTCAACGGCGGAAAAACCCGCCGCACGGCAACTGCTGCGGCATTTGCCCCCCAAGATGCTGCCCATGGTTGAAGACCTGAGCGGCAAGACAGACTGGCCCGCCCTTGCGGCTGCGGTCACCGGGCTGGACGCGCTGATCACGCCCGATACGGGCATCATGCACCTTGGGGCGCACCTTGGCGTGCCAGTGCTCGCGTTTTTTTTGTCCTCCGCCTGGCTGCACGAAACCGGCCCTTACGGCGAGGGCCATCATGTGTGGCAGGCCTGCCGCGCCTGCGGCCCGTGCCTTGAGTCCGCCCCCTGCCCCTACGACGTCGCCTGCGGGCAGCCCCTGACGCAGGTGGAGCTTTTGCGTTCGCTTGCGGCTGTGCTTGGGCAGATAAAATCCGGCTTGTCCTCTGTAGGGGCCGACGCAAAAAAATGGCCGCAGCTCCCCGCCGGTTTGCAGCTGTGGCGCACCGGCATGGATGCCCTCGGGGCGCGCCCATCGCTGCTGGCGGGCGACGACCCGCATGCGGCAGAGCGCCGGTATGTGCGCAATTTTTTGGCGGCGCGGCTGCACCTGTCGGCGGAACCAACGGGCAGCGCTGCTGTCGCCCTGCAGTCCGCCGACCTTGACCCGTGGCTTTATAACGATGCGGACTGGATGTTGCCGCCAGGGAGATACTGCTGA
- a CDS encoding precorrin-2 dehydrogenase/sirohydrochlorin ferrochelatase family protein, translating to MRTQPPAPLYPIFISLTGIRCLLVGFGQVGQRKLSGLLACDPESVLVLDLAEPAAEEADDASRLLRDPRVRFERRACTKADLQCCALVFAATGSPAENSRIADLCAAAGILCNSASKPEEGCFQVPAVARSAPLAAALSTGGASPALARRWKGELERWLEPRSRMAALMGRLRPLVLALGEDTGQNTRLFRTLAESCLQKWLEENDQENCRRCLQAELPPALHAHIAELLNDLP from the coding sequence ATGCGCACACAGCCCCCCGCACCGCTCTACCCCATATTTATTTCGCTGACGGGCATTCGCTGCCTGCTGGTCGGCTTTGGCCAGGTGGGGCAACGCAAGCTTTCAGGTCTGCTGGCCTGCGACCCGGAGTCTGTGCTTGTGCTTGATCTGGCCGAGCCTGCGGCGGAGGAAGCTGACGACGCGTCCAGACTGCTGCGCGACCCTCGCGTGCGCTTTGAGCGCCGCGCCTGCACCAAAGCCGATCTGCAGTGCTGCGCGCTGGTTTTTGCCGCCACGGGCAGCCCGGCTGAAAACAGCCGCATAGCAGACCTGTGCGCCGCAGCGGGCATATTGTGCAACAGCGCCAGCAAGCCAGAAGAAGGCTGCTTTCAGGTGCCTGCTGTTGCCCGCAGCGCGCCGTTGGCGGCGGCTCTGTCCACCGGCGGCGCAAGCCCCGCTCTGGCGCGCCGCTGGAAGGGCGAACTCGAGCGCTGGCTTGAGCCCCGCTCGCGCATGGCTGCCCTTATGGGGCGGCTGCGGCCTCTGGTCCTTGCCTTGGGTGAAGATACAGGGCAAAATACCCGATTGTTCCGAACGCTGGCCGAGTCTTGCCTGCAAAAGTGGCTGGAGGAAAACGACCAGGAAAACTGTCGCCGCTGTCTGCAGGCGGAACTTCCGCCCGCATTGCACGCTCATATAGCGGAGTTGCTGAATGATCTCCCCTGA
- the ccsA gene encoding cytochrome c biogenesis protein CcsA, with protein sequence MISPEFSTAVTLLLYGSASVAGLAGIVARTALWRKIGCSLAVAGFVCQTLMLFLGFHKALPGGLSAGAYFQLMAWFVVLCGIAAWAKLRQEIPLVFAAPLGLMLFAMSAPYLAAVVQVPPSLNTSFYALHIGALFFSLALLALAFAAGALFLFIEGRIKSKLTMKGFWLDMPALSMLDKINAFTTMVGFPLYTLGIVSGLIWAKPIFGGTVTGDPKEVISIVIWLFYSVLFHNRLTKGWKGRKPAQLAVFVFVLCLFSIIVVNTFMETHHAFIRR encoded by the coding sequence ATGATCTCCCCTGAATTTTCCACCGCCGTCACCCTGTTGCTGTACGGCTCCGCCAGCGTGGCCGGGCTTGCAGGCATTGTCGCGCGCACCGCCCTGTGGCGCAAAATCGGCTGCTCGCTGGCTGTGGCGGGCTTTGTCTGCCAGACGCTCATGCTGTTTCTGGGCTTTCACAAGGCCCTGCCCGGCGGTCTGAGCGCGGGCGCGTATTTTCAGCTGATGGCGTGGTTTGTGGTGCTGTGCGGCATTGCCGCCTGGGCCAAGCTGCGGCAGGAGATACCGCTGGTATTTGCCGCGCCGCTGGGCCTCATGCTGTTTGCCATGTCGGCCCCGTATCTGGCCGCTGTGGTGCAGGTTCCGCCCTCGCTCAACACCTCGTTTTACGCGCTGCACATCGGGGCGCTGTTTTTTAGCCTGGCCCTGCTGGCCCTGGCCTTTGCCGCCGGAGCGCTGTTTTTGTTCATCGAAGGACGCATAAAAAGCAAGCTGACCATGAAGGGCTTTTGGCTTGATATGCCCGCCCTGTCCATGCTCGACAAAATCAACGCCTTTACGACCATGGTGGGCTTTCCGCTTTACACGCTGGGCATCGTATCGGGGCTTATCTGGGCCAAGCCTATTTTTGGCGGCACGGTTACGGGCGACCCCAAGGAAGTCATCAGCATTGTGATCTGGCTGTTTTACTCCGTCTTGTTCCACAACCGGCTCACCAAGGGCTGGAAGGGACGCAAACCGGCGCAGCTGGCAGTTTTTGTCTTTGTTCTCTGCCTTTTTTCAATCATTGTGGTGAATACCTTTATGGAAACCCACCACGCATTCATCCGGCGCTGA
- the hemA gene encoding glutamyl-tRNA reductase: MDCDIFLVGLNHRTASVDVRERFALVNHCDEEHWAVPCIGAVSESVILSTCNRVELLAAGNGDVAGQMLENWAVARGAKPEELKPYVYVHKNLEAVRHLFSVASSLDSMVLGEPQILGQLKTAYRKAVKCHATGVILNRLVHKAFSVAKRVRTETAVASSAVSISYAAVELAKRIFGDMNTHKAMLVGAGEMAELAAMHLLQAGIDEILVANRTLARGQELAKQFKGRAIAFEDMAQHLTEVDIIITSTGSQEPIIRARDIRAVLKARKNRPMFFIDIAVPRDIDPDVNGLDNVYLYDIDDLKEVVEENLATRRDEAAKAADIVNEEVLLFSRWLSSLDVQPTIVDLIQRGERMGQEELAKTLKRLGPVNDETRDALETLVGALVRKLNHDPIMFLKRGSMSQEGNGPRISITRRIFNLDKTGCPYSSEEN; encoded by the coding sequence ATGGACTGTGATATCTTTCTTGTCGGCCTGAATCATCGCACTGCCAGCGTGGACGTGCGCGAGCGTTTTGCCCTGGTCAATCATTGCGATGAAGAACATTGGGCCGTGCCATGTATAGGCGCGGTGAGCGAAAGCGTGATACTTTCGACCTGCAACCGCGTGGAGCTGCTGGCTGCGGGCAACGGCGACGTGGCCGGGCAGATGCTCGAAAACTGGGCCGTCGCCCGGGGGGCCAAGCCTGAAGAGCTCAAGCCCTACGTGTACGTGCACAAAAATCTGGAAGCCGTGCGTCACCTGTTTTCAGTGGCTTCAAGCCTTGACTCCATGGTGCTGGGCGAACCGCAGATTTTGGGCCAGCTCAAGACCGCATACCGCAAGGCGGTCAAGTGCCATGCCACGGGGGTTATTCTTAACCGCCTGGTGCACAAGGCTTTTTCTGTAGCCAAGCGCGTGCGCACCGAAACAGCCGTGGCCTCAAGCGCTGTCTCCATCAGTTACGCCGCTGTGGAGCTTGCCAAACGCATCTTTGGCGACATGAACACCCACAAGGCCATGTTGGTGGGCGCTGGCGAAATGGCCGAGCTGGCCGCCATGCACCTGCTGCAGGCGGGCATTGACGAAATACTGGTGGCCAACCGCACGCTGGCGCGCGGGCAGGAGCTGGCGAAGCAGTTCAAGGGGCGGGCCATCGCCTTTGAAGACATGGCCCAGCACCTCACCGAGGTGGATATCATCATCACCTCCACCGGCTCGCAGGAGCCCATCATCCGCGCACGCGACATACGCGCCGTGCTCAAGGCCCGCAAAAACCGACCCATGTTCTTTATCGACATAGCCGTGCCGCGCGACATCGACCCCGACGTCAACGGCCTCGACAACGTCTACCTGTACGACATCGACGACCTCAAGGAAGTGGTGGAAGAAAACCTCGCCACCCGCCGCGACGAGGCCGCCAAAGCGGCGGACATCGTCAACGAGGAAGTGCTGCTCTTTTCGCGCTGGCTCTCAAGCCTTGACGTGCAGCCCACCATTGTCGATCTTATCCAGCGCGGCGAGCGCATGGGGCAGGAGGAACTGGCCAAAACGCTCAAACGGCTCGGCCCTGTGAACGACGAAACCCGCGACGCCCTTGAGACGCTGGTGGGCGCGCTGGTGCGCAAACTCAACCATGACCCCATCATGTTTCTCAAGCGCGGCAGCATGTCCCAGGAGGGCAACGGCCCGCGCATCAGCATCACACGCCGTATTTTCAATCTGGACAAAACAGGCTGTCCCTACTCGTCGGAGGAAAACTGA
- a CDS encoding IS481 family transposase: protein MNSHKNAKLTVRSREEMVRRMQHEPAAKVAAGYGVSLRTARKWKSRHAHGGQDALADRSSRPRHCRNILSELDFCQIYTLRKERKTGDEIALRLGICRSSVFRVLRQLACSRLSSLEHKEPIQRYQWENPGQMLHLDIKKLGKIDGVGHRKAGTRQVHRRRPGWEYLHVCVDDASRAAYTAVLPDETAKSAVEFLWFAVSWYASHGIKIERILTDNGSCYRSRKFRDACREFGITHKRTRPYRPQTNGKAERFIRTAMQEWAYAETYTHSWKRTAYLPIWTHRYNFLRPHSALGRKPPASRLGG from the coding sequence GTGAACAGCCATAAGAATGCCAAACTGACGGTTCGTAGTCGAGAAGAAATGGTGCGGCGTATGCAGCATGAACCAGCGGCAAAAGTGGCGGCTGGTTATGGCGTAAGTTTGCGCACCGCGAGGAAGTGGAAAAGTCGGCATGCTCATGGTGGGCAAGACGCACTTGCAGACCGCAGTTCGCGCCCCAGACATTGTCGCAACATACTATCTGAGCTTGATTTTTGTCAGATATACACGCTGCGAAAAGAGAGAAAAACCGGGGATGAAATCGCCCTACGCCTGGGCATTTGCCGAAGCAGTGTTTTTCGTGTTCTGCGGCAACTTGCCTGTTCACGGTTATCATCACTGGAACACAAGGAACCAATTCAGCGCTATCAATGGGAAAATCCAGGGCAAATGCTGCACCTGGACATCAAAAAGCTGGGCAAGATTGATGGCGTTGGGCATAGAAAAGCGGGAACGCGGCAAGTTCATCGCAGACGGCCAGGATGGGAATACCTGCACGTGTGCGTGGATGATGCTTCCAGAGCTGCGTACACCGCCGTCCTTCCAGACGAAACAGCCAAATCGGCGGTAGAATTTTTATGGTTTGCCGTTTCATGGTACGCCTCACACGGCATCAAGATAGAACGAATTCTGACGGATAACGGATCTTGCTACAGGTCAAGGAAGTTTCGTGACGCCTGTCGTGAGTTCGGAATAACGCATAAGCGGACACGGCCTTATCGACCACAAACCAACGGCAAGGCTGAACGCTTCATCAGAACAGCAATGCAAGAGTGGGCATACGCAGAAACATATACCCACTCTTGGAAAAGAACAGCGTATCTGCCGATATGGACGCATCGTTATAATTTCTTGCGACCACACTCGGCTCTTGGCAGAAAACCTCCAGCTTCAAGGCTGGGAGGGTGA
- the tilS gene encoding tRNA lysidine(34) synthetase TilS — MTEPLLPTLQNLSAQTARLCLEVERFCLVRLGLARGSTLLLALSGGADSTALALVLHLLAPRLGLTLHAMSVDHGLREESAQDAASVLQLCQRLGIACTVRQADVRGLAASGGISVEDAARRLRYALLERQRTALGADFIALGHHAADVSEDILLRLTRGTGWPALGGMVARDDERRLLRPLLASDAHALKDLLRECGLGWCEDASNQSRQYKRNRLRLDVLPLLRQENPALDRTLHDLWQLARLDEDYWNKTLDAALVAHPWIVGEPAAELQKDQSTASGPSLTLPAGLLSALHPAARLRLYMRAVRWLCRPATGKAGVDSDSMGQLHGQARARTLLALDDALAKGRGNTLFQLPGGLVAYLKGGSVVFGRCAVVSLQDFTP; from the coding sequence ATGACAGAACCGCTTTTGCCGACATTGCAAAACCTTTCCGCCCAAACGGCCCGTCTGTGCCTTGAGGTGGAGCGGTTTTGCCTTGTGCGGCTGGGGCTTGCGCGCGGTTCAACGCTGCTGCTCGCCCTCTCTGGCGGGGCGGATTCCACAGCTCTTGCGCTTGTGCTGCACCTGCTTGCCCCACGCCTCGGGCTGACCCTGCACGCCATGAGCGTCGACCACGGCCTGCGGGAGGAATCCGCACAGGACGCTGCATCTGTACTGCAATTGTGCCAGCGGCTGGGCATTGCCTGCACGGTGCGGCAGGCCGATGTGCGCGGGCTGGCCGCAAGCGGCGGCATCAGCGTTGAAGACGCGGCCCGCAGACTGCGCTATGCTCTGCTGGAGCGGCAACGCACCGCTCTGGGAGCCGACTTTATCGCCCTTGGACACCATGCCGCAGATGTAAGCGAGGACATATTGCTGCGCCTGACGCGCGGCACTGGCTGGCCCGCCCTTGGCGGCATGGTCGCCCGCGACGACGAGCGCCGTCTGCTGCGCCCATTGCTGGCCTCTGACGCGCACGCACTTAAAGACCTGCTGCGCGAATGCGGCCTCGGCTGGTGCGAGGATGCCAGCAACCAGAGCCGCCAGTACAAGCGCAACAGGCTGCGCCTCGATGTATTGCCCCTGCTGCGACAGGAAAACCCGGCGCTCGACCGCACCCTGCACGATCTGTGGCAGCTCGCCCGGCTTGATGAAGATTACTGGAATAAAACGCTGGACGCGGCTCTGGTTGCGCACCCATGGATTGTGGGGGAGCCTGCGGCGGAGTTGCAGAAGGATCAAAGCACTGCCAGCGGCCCAAGTCTGACCCTGCCCGCAGGGTTGCTGTCGGCGCTGCACCCAGCTGCTCGATTGCGCCTGTATATGCGGGCTGTGCGTTGGTTATGCCGTCCTGCGACGGGGAAGGCAGGTGTGGACTCTGACAGTATGGGCCAGCTTCACGGCCAGGCCCGCGCCCGTACCCTTCTGGCGCTGGACGACGCCCTTGCCAAGGGGCGGGGAAACACGCTGTTTCAGTTGCCTGGCGGGCTGGTGGCGTACCTGAAGGGAGGAAGTGTTGTTTTTGGGCGCTGCGCGGTGGTTTCGTTGCAAGACTTCACGCCTTGA